In Pyrus communis chromosome 1, drPyrComm1.1, whole genome shotgun sequence, the following are encoded in one genomic region:
- the LOC137717734 gene encoding WEB family protein At5g55860-like, whose amino-acid sequence MELYDKQRAQSYSCKSKEWDESEDKVGSKMAELIKTNEEIKKAKESTMQVWIDSRPLIDELELLKCGLASAENPCDTPSIISDLEAQLETTNKSIRSKKEEQHKATRMINGINQALDQMRQETERFKCDADEELQARSRLKQGLLMRRHTLRTLQLGLEAVRIEKKALVASEEEALKYINCSQMEKTTIRLTQEVYHALAKRAQDENFLSDWLVLVASEQKLATEASRNKALEKLNRLLSEKISREGEIKEESISGDGHNGDPRNRTGGQNTRDYILPQARNKAIAKTKQRNPRSRSNNNKLSAKKKPSVVQKIRQYFVRKIKGLFG is encoded by the coding sequence ATGGAGCTGTACGACAAGCAAAGAGCGCAAAGCTACTCCTGCAAATCGAAAGAGTGGGACGAAAGCGAAGACAAAGTGGGGTCTAAGATGGCGGAACTGATAAAGACCAACGAAGAGATCAAGAAAGCTAAAGAGAGCACCATGCAGGTGTGGATAGACTCCAGGCCTCTCATTGATGAGCTTGAACTGCTGAAATGCGGCCTTGCAAGTGCTGAGAACCCATGTGACACACCCAGTATCATCTCGGACCTTGAAGCACAGCTTGAGACGACAAATAAGAGCATCAGATCCAAAAAGGAGGAACAACACAAGGCGACGAGGATGATCAATGGAATAAATCAGGCACTGGATCAAATGCGTCAAGAGACGGAAAGGTTTAAATGCGATGCAGATGAAGAATTACAAGCAAGATCAAGACTGAAGCAAGGCCTTCTTATGAGGAGACACACTCTGCGAACACTGCAGCTTGGACTTGAAGCTGTACGAATAGAAAAAAAAGCACTTGTTGCATCGGAAGAAGAAGCACTTAAATACATAAACTGTTCACAGATGGAGAAAACAACCATCCGTCTCACTCAGGAAGTGTACCATGCCTTGGCAAAAAGAGCTcaagatgaaaattttctttcagACTGGCTTGTTTTGGTTGCATCAGAACAGAAACTCGCAACGGAGGCAAGCAGAAACAAAGCTTTGGAAAAGTTGAACAGATTACTCTCTGAGAAAATATCAAGAGAAGgggaaataaaagaagaaagtaTAAGTGGAGACGGACACAATGGAGATCCAAGAAACAGGACGGGAGGCCAAAATACTAGAGATTATATACTCCCTCAAGCTCGGAACAAGGCAATTGCCAAGACAAAACAGAGAAACCCAAGATCAAGAAGCAACAACAATAAGTTGTCTGCAAAGAAAAAACCATCCGTAGTGCAAAAAATAAGACAATATTTTGTAAGAAAGATAAAAGGGCTGTTCGGATGA
- the LOC137745053 gene encoding peptidyl-prolyl cis-trans isomerase CYP40-like, whose product MGRPRCYLDMTIGGELEGRVVVELYNDIVPKTAENFRALCTGERGIGPHTNAPLHYKGVCFHRVIKGFMIQGGDISAGNGSGGESIYGLKFEDENFDIKHERKGMLSMANKGPDTNGSQFFITTTRTSHLDGKHVAFGKVIKGMGVVRSVEHLNTKDGDLPIEEVVISDCGQLPEGADDGVCNFFKDGDVYPDWPADLDTKPEDISWWVTAVDAIKAIGNEQFKKQDYKMALRKYRKALRYVDICWELEEIAEETSSSLRKTKSQIFTNSSACRLKLGDLDGALLDTDFALRDWEDNVKALFRQGQTYMALNDIDAAVESFKKALELEPNDGGIKKELLVAKKKVANRSEQEKKAYSRMFH is encoded by the exons ATGGGGAGGCCAAGGTGCTACTTGGACATGACCATTGGAGGAGAGCTAGAAGGAAGAGTAGTAGTGGAACTCTACAATGACATTGTCCCCAAAACAGCTGAGAATTTCAGAGCTCTCTGCACTGGTGAGAGGGGCATTGGCCCCCACACCAATGCTCCTCTGCATTACaag GGTGTTTGTTTCCACCGCGTTATCAAAGGTTTTATGATACAAGGTGGAGACATTTCGGCTGGAAATGGCAGCGGGGGAGAGTCGATTTATGGGTTGAAGTTTGAAGATGAAAACTTTGACATAAAGCATGAGAGAAAAGGGATGCTGTCCATGGCTAATAAGGGCCCTGACACCAATGGCTCTCAGTTTTTCATTACCACCACTCGGACTTCCCATCTTGATGGGAAACATGTTGCGTTTGGGAAGGTGATCAAGGGCATGGGCGTGGTTCGTTCGGTTGAACATTTGAACACGAAAGACGGCGACTTGCCTATCGAAGAAGTCGTTATTTCGGATTGTGGGCAGCTTCCTGAGGGAGCAGATGATGGGGTGTGTAACTTCTTCAAAGATGGTGATGTTTATCCTGATTGGCCTGCTGATCTTGATACAAAACCAGAGGACATTTCTTGGTGGGTTACGGCTGTGGATGCTATTAAGGCCATTGGAAACGAACAGTTCAAG AAGCAAGACTATAAGATGGCCCTTAGAAAGTATCGCAAGGCTTTGCGCTACGTGGATATATGCTGGGAGCTGGAAGAAATTGCTGAAG AAACGAGCTCCTCTTTGCGGAAGACAAAGTCTCAGATATTTACTAATAGCTCA GCTTGTAGGTTGAAATTAGGAGACCTAGACGGAGCATTGTTGGACACTGACTTTGCATTGCGTGACTGGGAAGACAATGTGAAGGCTTTGTTTCGCCAAGGCCAG ACCTATATGGCACTCAATGACATTGACGCTGCAGTTGAAAGCTTCAAGAAAGCACTGGAGTTGGAACCAAATGATG gAGGAATTAAGAAAGAGCTTCTGGTTGCTAAGAAGAAGGTTGCTAATAGGTCTGAGCAAGAAAAAAAAGCATATTCAAGAATGTTTCACTGA